The genome window GCGTAGGCTTTGGGCAGGGACTGGAACCCCGTTTCAATCCCATCCAAAATATAAGGCTCGCTCAACACATAGTTATTGGCCCCTGATTTGGCGTAATCTCGTTTGTCGTAGGGAACACCTTGGTTGTAGAGATTGACGAAGGCCGTATTCGATCGCGTTTCTAGGGCTTTTTCAACGTTGAGTCCCCAGAGCTTTAAGCCAAAGGCTGCATAGTTTTCGTAGCCCAAACGTCCCTCTTGGTGGTACTGCTCTTTGCCGTTGATGACACTGGTACCAAACATTTGGCCCTGTTTAGTTAGCCGTTGAACATTCCAGTGGTTACGAATGGCCGCCACTTGGGGCTGGAACTTGGGATAGCGTGACCCGACAATTTGCAGCCAAATGACCATACGACCGAGGTCGATCGCCGACCAGCCAATTTCTTCTACCTGATCTAACTTGCCGTAGTTAACCGGGATCAGTGTTTTGGCGTTGTAGACTTTGTTGGGGAGTTCTTTGCGGTGGAGGGGAAGCTTGGCCAGGGTTTTCAACATACGATCGAGTTTTTGCTCGAATTCTGACGTTGCAATAATCCCTAATTCCTTAGCACTGACCAGGGCTGCCAAGGCTGCCGCCTGATCCCACAGGGTCACGGAAGCAAAGTTATTCACAGAATTGACTAACCCGGTTTCCTCATTCCAGTTATTGCGGAAATATTCCCAGGCATGGCGCGCGATCGCCTGTTCGATCGGGGTTAATGGCTGGGCGGACACCGATGCAGCGGGCCGCTTGACGGGAACCTGTTGAGATGGCGGAACCGGGATTCCTTCCCACTGAACAGATTGAGCGTCTAATTGGGCCAAACGTTTCCCATGGGCATTGAACATATCAGAAGGCTGACCATCTAAGGATTCGGTTGTATCCCGTTTGACCATATTTGGATTGGGAAACTTAGTGGCCAGGGTTTCAACGCCAAAAATCAACGCGATCGCCGTTGCAATTCCACTGACAATTGTAAATGCGACCCTTCCCCGAGGAGGTGGTTCAAAATCTGAATTCATAGCTTTGTCGATCAATATTCAAAAATCATGAGCAAGTTTCCAAGAATCAATTAGACAAAACGTTTACCACTCTTAGCTATAGGATGCCCAAATCATGCAGGAATCAAAACCCCTCAGCATTGAAAGAATATGCCAACCAGACACTTTTCTATCCAACCTTTTCTCGACAAGTCACTGAAGGGAATCGAAAGCTGTAAAGCACTGGCATGAGGGGTTTCATCCAGAAAAGAAATCCCGAAGAACCGAGTGATCATCACTAGAATTTGACACGCAACTGCCCACTCAAAGACTGATTTTGAAAAGGTTCAGTATCGGGACTACGATTTTGGACATTACTCAAGGCATAGCCTAAATCTGCCTCAATTTGTGGACTTAAGATAGCCGTACACCGAGCTTCATAGGTATTTGCATTGGAAAAACTGCCCTTTAGCCGTTGTTCCCCTAACGTCGTAGAAAGTCGGCAGCGTAAAAAATCAAACGGTTTCCCCTCCCAAGCCAATTCTCCGTTGTAAACCAAAAAATCCGGGGGAGAGAAATATCCACTAGTTTCCGCTACATTGTTATTAAAACTCCAGAGAAACACATTGGCCGCGATCGAAAATTGACCAATCCTGTGTTCCAAACGCCCAATCAACTGGTGCTCGGTATTGCCATCACTGTATTGCCCCAAGCGATACATCCCAAAAAACTGGGTGTCTTTCTCAACTTGCCAAAAGAGGCTGGGACTGAGATGAACGGCTGAAATTTGATTTTCCAGGGTGGTGGCATTGAATTTGTAAGGCCCGTAGCTGATCAGCCCAGACAGGGTAGCACTTGGAGAAATGGGCGTTTCAACATTCAGCTTCAGATTAGGCGCGATCGGTAGGCGATCGAAAAAATCCAACCCAACTTCAGGACGGAGCTTCACTGAGTTAATCCGAGTTTCCCACCCAACTCTCAAAGGCACATTAATCAGTGTGTCTCGATCGGACTCTTTGAAGAGATTGACCCCGGTTGTTAAGTTCAGGAGATCGCCATTGGGCAGTTTGAACTGTGGTGTGGTTTCCAGAAAAAGGTTTTCTTGGCCAAAGTTATCGCGATCGCGCCGAAAATTCGTCGTGAGACTTTCAGGCACGATCGCAGCATTCTTGGGAGAACTGGGCTGCGAGACTGAACCTCCAGGACTGTTTGGAGAGACAGCAGGCGAAGCAATAGAACCACTGGATTGATTGGATGAGCTAACAGCAGAATGGGTACTGGCAGAAGGACTCAGCCCATTGTTGGAAGAACGAACAGGCTTAGGTGGGAGCGAAACGGGTTTGGGAGGATCAAGATGTAATTGAGGATTGAAATTATCGGCCCCCGAGGCAATCCGTTTTACAGATCCCCCTAAATCAACCAAGCCCTCAGACAAGTGCTCCATCGTGCCGTCATGGGATGAGATCGGCGAATCTATTGTGAGCAATTCTGATACACCATAGCGTGGTCGATCGGTTGATGTAGATGTCAGAGACTTTGCATCGGCTTGTCGTGCTAAAAAAGCGATCGGAACGGCAACATTAATAACGATCGACAACAAGATCGGGAATGACTTTCCCATGGAAAATATAAACAGAAAACAATAGGGATTAGCACCTGGTTGGTTCACGTCTGACAATACCTAATGATCCAGTGACTTTCCTAGTCCTAACTTTTCTAGTCTTAGTAAATTAAAAATATTCTCGTGCTCAAGATTCTCGTGCTCAAGTGAGCTAGCAAGCCTAATTTAGCCGGGTGCCTAAAGAACTGCCCATCCTTCGGCAAGCCAATTCCATCTCCACCAATGGGAATCGGAATTCACAACCTCTCTCCCAACAAGGGAAAGGAATTGCGGGTGAGGGCACAATATCGAAACCTCACGAGTTATAAAGGACTGCCATAGCAATATAAATTAACTTTAACTAGCGTTGAGATCCAACCTAGTGATCTGAAACACACAATACATACATAGCCGTAACATACATAGCCATAACATACATAGCCGTATAGGTAGCCGTCTTTCAATGTAGCCACTTTACGTATAGCCACACATCATAACCACTCCACCAACACAGCACTGAAGACAATAGAAAGCACTGAAGAAGAAAGCACTGAAGACAACAGCTATGCCATTAACAGACATGAGGATGGCCACAAACGCGACCATCCTCAACCGTGTGCGAAATACATCTCAAAGATCAATCGGGATGACAGGATTTGAACCTGCGACCCCTTCGTCCCGAACGAAGTGCGCTACCAAGCTGCGCTACATCCCGATGTGGCACATTTACTTCAGCATTAGCTACTGAACACAAACATGCGAACTCATATACAGTAGCACAAAACTAGTCAAATCTTGAAGATATTTTTTGGTAAGCACGATCGGCCATTGACCGCAATCGTTGGGCAGCATTTCACCTCGATCGTTAGGGACGGAAACAGGGGGAACTCTCAACTCACTGCTAAGATGGGGAATGCAAAAGCGTTGAGAAAATTGCCGTGGTGGTTAAGCCTGATTGGTTGCGAGTCAAAGCCCCCCAATGGGAGCGGGTGGGCGCAGTCAAAGAAACCCTCCGAGATTTGGGGCTGAATACGGTTTGCGAAGAAGCCTCCTGTCCCAATATTGGTGAGTGTTTCAACAACGGCACAGCCACGTTCTTGATTATGGGGCCGGCCTGCACCCGCGCCTGCCCTTACTGTGACATCGATTTTGAGAAAAAGCCTCAGCCCTTGGATCCATTAGAGCCCTTGAATCTCGCGGAAGCCGTGCGCCGGATGGGGTTGAACCATGTAGTCATCACATCGGTGAATCGGGATGATTTACCCGACGGGGGCGCAGCGCAATTTGTTCGCTGTATTCAGGAAGTCCGAAAAGTTTCACCGGGAACCACGATCGAAGTGCTGATTCCTGACCTGTGTGGCAACTGGGATGCACTAGCAACGATTCTTGCTGCAGCTCCAGAAGTGCTGAATCATAATACGGAAACAGTACCTCGCCTCTACCGCCGCACCCGCCCGCAAGGAGATTACGCCCGATCGCTGGAACTGTTGCATCGGTGCCGAGAGATCGCCCCTTGGGTGTATACCAAATCTGGCATCATGGCGGGCCTGGGCGAAACCGATGAGGAAGTGCGCCAGGTCATGCAGGATCTACGATCGGTCGATTGCGACATTTTAACGATCGGGCAGTACCTCCAACCCACCCAGAAGCATTTGGGCGTACAAGCCTTCGTCACTCCAGAACAATTTGAAGCGTGGCGGGTGTATGGGGAATCCTTGGGATTTTTGCAAGTTGTGTCGTCACCACTGACTCGCAGTTCCTACCACGCTGAGCAAGTTCGGGCACTGATGGAACGCTATCCCCGTAGCCAATCCCAGGGTCAACCCCAGGCAACCCAGGTCTAGCCAACCGTTATAGACAGAATCTATAGACATCATCAGCTCAGGGATGGGGGAATTGCGTTGAAGATTACGATCGTGGGAGCGGGAGCCTGGGGAACCACCTTAGCAACCTTGGCTCGGGAGAATGGCCATGAGGTTATCCTTTGGTCGCGAAGCAGTGCAACGAGTTTACAAGCTGCAATCGCGGGTTCGCAGGCGATTGTTTCAGCAATTTCCATGAAAGGAGTCCGATCGATCGTGCAGCAATTGCAAACGATCGGGCTGGGGACGGAAACGATCCTGGTTTCAGCCACCAAAGGACTCGATCCCAACTCGGGGACTGCCACCGCTTTACCCAAACTGCCCTCACAACTTTGGCAAGCGGCCTTTCCTGACAATCCCGTCGTGGTTCTGTCAGGGCCCAACTTATCTAAGGAAATTCAGCAGGGATTACCCGCAGCCACGGTAGTTGCCAGCGATCGGCCAGCGGCAGCCACCCAAGTCCAAACGCTCTTTTCCTCACCTCGATTTCGCGTCTACACCAACGATGATCCCCTGGGGGTAGAACTGGGTGGCGCATTGAAAAACGTCATGGCGATCGCCGTAGGCACCTGTGATGGCTTGAATTTAGGCACCAATGCTAAGTCGGGGCTGATTACACGAGGGCTAGCAGAAATGATCCGTATCGGTGTTCACTGGGGGGCTAAGGCAGATACGTTCTATGGCCTCTCTGGGATGGGGGATTTGATGGCGACCTGTAGTAGTGTCCTCAGCCGCAACTATCAAGTGGGCTATGGGTTGGCCCAGGGGCAAACACTGACGGAGATTCTGGCCCACCTAGAGGGCACCGCAGAAGGTGTTAACACCACCCAGGTTTTGTTACAAGTGGCCCAACACCAGGGAATTGAGTTACCGATCGCAGAGCAGGTTTACGGTTTGATTCAAGGACAAATCACGCCCCAGGAAGCGATCGCGGCGCTCATGTCGCGGGTCAGTAAACCGGAGCGTTAGTTTTGAATCTAGAGCATTCTGAATCTGGAGCATTTTAATGGCTCACCTCCGTTAGCAGCCCTCTCCCCAAACAATCAACAGATCGCCCCGCACCCAGCCCTTGGCTCCAGAGGGAAATTCTACATAGTGCCAGGTGTAGCCGTTATCGCCTTGCAAATCACGAATGACCTTCACGATATCTCCCGACAGGCCATAGTGCACAACCCGTCCGGCGGTACTGGGAGCCGATCGCAGGTTGATGCGATCGTTCGGTTCACTGCTGCTGAGAGCACCGTACTGATCAGAGCTGTCAGAAAATTGGACAAAATCACTGCGAATCCATCCTTCTTTAGCCGTAGTCGCAAAGCGGACATAGTACCACAGCTCGGTGCCTTCGTTGAAAAACCGTTGCCGCAGAACTTCCACCCGATTACCGATATAGCCGGATCCGACCACTTTTGCTGTAATGGTGGGGTTAGCACGCAGATTGATCCGGGCATTGGCATCCTGGGCAGTTAATGTAGCGGGCTTAGCCCAACTGGGCAGGGAGATCAGGAAAGATCCGGCGATCGCCACCAAAGTCGTTAAGCCAACCGAGAGACAGGGTTTCAACCCAATGGGGCTGTAGGGGGTCATGCGTTGCATAGCAAAGCTCCAAAAAAGGTGTGCGTTGTAGGAAGACTGTTGGAGCAAAGTCTCTAAGACAGATGCTCCGTTGACCGTCTGAAGGGAGAGACGATCGCTGACACACCCTAGATAACGCTATCTACCGCGTCATATGCACAATTTCCAGAGTTTCACCAACGGCTTAGATGCTCACCAGCACCATTAGCAACATTGACAAGATTGGCAACATTGACAACATTGACAGCATCGGCACAACGAAATTGACAGCATTGGCACAACGGATCTGCCACGGATCTGCCACGGATCTGCATAAGTTGTTCTGTTTTCAGGAACCCTGGATGTATCCGGTGTAGTCACCACCATCAGTAACGATTCGGAATCTTGACACAAAGTAATACGGATGTCCTGGATTCATTCCATCTAGACGCCCAAGATTCAGAAAATGTCCCGATTTCGGCAGAGGTTACTGGAGTGATAGATCAGCGTGCATTGCTTATAAAAACTCATTTTTGGCTCCTATTGCTAGCAGAAAAATGAATGATCCGCAAGAGGTTGTTTGTATAACCCTCGATCGCGGGAATACTAGCCAATAAGGCGATCCAAAGCCCTTGTAGAGACGGTCCCTGAGTTTTTTCTGCCCCTTTTGCCGCCCATGCGGACTACGAGAACCTCTCCTATGGATGACTTTTCTTTGTTTACTCAGAATTTTGAAACGCCGATTCCTGAGGGTAATTTTGAACCCACAATGGATGATCTCCAGGACATTGACCTTGAAGTTGCTGAAGAGTTAAGTCTGGGTAAATCGGCGCGGCGAACGACCGATCTAGTTCGGATGTATCTCCAAGAAATTGGTCGAGTTCGTCTGCTGGGGCGAGATGAGGAAGTCTCAGAGGCGCAGAAGGTGCAGCGCTATATGGCGTTGTTGGAACAGCGAGATGCGGCAGCAGCAGACCATCCCCCCATTCAGCGCTACGTCCATCTGATGGACGCCCGCGATCGCTTAACGTCTATCTTGGGCCATCGGCCTTCCCTGGAACGTTGGGCAACGGAAGCAAGCGTCACGGTAGCGGATCTCAAACCCATTTTGGCGGAAGGGAAACAGGCTTGGGCGCAGGTAGTGGGCTTGGCATTGGAGGAACTCGAAGCGATTCAGCGGGAAGGGCTTCAAGCCAAAGAACATATGATCAAAGCTAATTTACGTTTGGTCGTATCCGTCGCAAAGAAATATCAAAATCGAGGGTTGGAGCTCCTGGATCTCATTCAAGAAGGCACCTTAGGGTTAGAACGGGCCGTCGAAAAGTTCGATCCCACCAAGGGCTATCGGTTTAGTACCTATGCCTACTGGTGGATTCGCCAAGGGATTACCCGAGCGATCGCCACCCAGAGCCGGACCATTCGTCTCCCGGTGCACATCACCGAAAAACTGAACAAGATTAAAAAAGCTCAACGCAAAATTGCGCAAGAAAAAGGTCGTACTGCCACGATCGAAGATATCGCCAAGGAACTGGAAATGACCGTGCCACAGGTGCGGGAAGTCTTGCTCAAGGTGCCCCGATCGGTTTCGCTAGAAACCAAAGTGGGCAAGGAGAAAGACACAGAGCTGGGGGATTTACTGGAAACGGAAGATCTATCCCCAGAAGAACTGCTCATGCGGGAATCTCTGCGCCGGGATTTGTTGAATCTCATGTCGGATTTAACCAGCCGGGAGCGCGATGTGATTCAAATGCGTTTTGGTCTGGACAGTGGACAGCCCTACTCGCTGGCAGAAATTGGTCGAGCTTTGGATCTCTCGCGGGAACGGGTTCGCCAAATCGAAGCGAAAGCCCTACAGAAATTGCGCCAACCCAAACGCCGTAACCGTGTCCGGGACTATCTGGAAGCTCTGGGATAACCCAATGGTTATACGAGGTTGAGGGTTTCTCATCTTGGGCACAAACATAGTTTCCCAACCTGTCTCGCCTGGATCCCACGGGGTTCAGGCGTTTATCTATTAATATCTATTAACTGCTCTGCCTCAACTGTTCTGCCTCAACTGGGATCACTCGACAGATGATAGATAAAGCAGTATGTATTCATGGCTATTCATAGAAAAATACATATTCACAACAAAATACGTCATCCATAACTACGTCATCCATAACAAAGGTTTAAGCACTCTTGCAGACAATTCTCAATAGACTAGCTTTCTTGCAACTGAGCTAGAATACAATTATCCTAATTCTCAATAGAGATGAGTTTGTTGCAAGTATGAATGCCCCAGCCTACACAGCATCTTCTCTCAAAGCCGAGCTGAATGAGCGCGGCTGGCGAATGACTGCCCAGCGAGAAACCATTCTGCAAGTGTTTCAAAACTTAGAGCGAGGCAAGCACTTAAGTGCTGAAGATCTTTATCATTTACTGAAAGGGCAAGGCGAGGGGATCAGCCTTTCAACGGTCTATCGCACCTTAAAGATGATGGCTCGTATGGGCATTTTACGAGAGCTAGAGTTGGCAGAAGGGCACAAACACTACGAGCTGAACCAGCCCCATCCCCACCATCATCACCATCTCCTCTGTGTGCGATGCAATAAAACGATCGAATTTAAGACTGAATCAGTCCTGAAAACTGGAATGAAGGTTGCACAAAAAGAGGGCTACCACCTATTGGATTGCCAATTAACGATCCATGCGGTATGCCCTACTTGCCAACGATCGCTGATGCCCGTTTAAGGTCGATCTATTATGCCGATTTAGGCAAATTTCCACGGATTTAAGACAATTGATTACAGTTAGCCTGCTGACAGTTGGTCTACTGATAGTCAACCCGTGCATCTAAACCATAGGCCCGCAAAAGCTGGGACTGGCGATCGGCCTCCGATCGTTGGGTAAAGGTGCCTGCTTGAATGTACGCCCCCTTCCGATTGTTCTTAACCGGCGAAGCGTTATTCCAAATTTGCCGCACTTGGGACAGGGTCGTCCCACTCTGAATCGGAATGACCACAATATAACGACGGGGTTGTTGTTTAGCAGCTGTTGGTGCAGGCTGGGTTCTGACAACCTGAGTTTTGGGGGACTGAACTGGGAACAATGGTCGATTCAGTGGGGTGCGAGAGGAGGATGTGGTGAAATCGCCCTGCGTAAAGGGAGAGTTAGCGGCCTTAAATGGCTGAGCTGGTTGCGAGGGTTGTACTGATTGTGAAGGCTGCAAATTAACGATGGCTAAGGCTTCTAGGGTTTGAGCATCTGCAATGCCAGTGACCGGCAACCCCTGGGTACGCTGAAAATCCGCAACTGCGGTTTGCGTAATATCGCCGTAATACGCCGTCACTTGACTTTGAAACCAGCCCAATGCCTTCAAGCGCTGCTGTAATTCACCAACGGCCTTATTTTGATCTCCCTTCGCCAGTTGGATGTAGGTGGGTTGGGCTGCTGGGGCACGATCGATCGGCTGGGTCGCTTGCTGGCCAAGGGCTGCAACTAAAGCCGCTTGTTCCTTAGAACCGACCATGCCATCCTCTGGCAGGCTGACCGTTCGTTGTAATTGTTGGACTGCCGCTTGGGTTTGGGGCCCAAAAATTCCGTCAATGCTACCCGAATAAAAGCCTAGCTGAGCCAGTTGTTGCTGGAGGGTCGTGACCGCTTCATTGCGATCGCCAATTTGTAACCGAGCTTCAGCTTGGGGCGGGGTGGATTGAGGGCGGTTCTGCGTCGTCAGGGCATTCGTAGCAACGGGAGGCTGTGGTTCGATTACCGCACCGCCCAGCACAGCTAACGTTTGTGGCCCAGCAACACCGTCGGGATCTAAGCCATACTGCGTTTGGCAGCGAATCACACCAGCCTCAGTCAAGTCTCCAAAGTAGCCCGAAATGGGGCCGTCATAGCACTGAGCTGACGTGAGACGATTTTGCAAATCGGTTACGGCGTCACCCTCATCTCCTTTTTGCAGTGCAACCGCTGCATTGCCAAGGGCGAGAATCACCATCCCGATCATGAGACCTAGCAATCGAGCACAGGCCAATCCACTGAGGGACGCTTTGAGCAGTGAGCGAAGGGTAATGAATAGATCAGCCAGAATATTTCGCAGCAGAGAGATTGATGTTGAGGGGGCCATGGGAATCACTCCAGATCAGTGCGCCAACCAGATTCCGTGAACTAACCAAATCCGTGAACTAACCAGATCAGTACACTACGACAAATTCAGTGGGTTATCAGTCCGTTAAGTTCAATGCATTATCAGTGCATTACAAAGAGCATCGCACCAAGGAGACTAGGTCACGGCTCGAATAGATTCTCTTTTCGGTATATTAACTGATCTCGCTCACCGATTTAGTGGGCTGAAAAATGATCTGGTGGGCTGAAACATTTAGCTTCCAAAGGAGCCAGAAAATTCTTGCACCTTAATCATTGCACCTTATCGATGTTGCCGCCTTTAACCCAGCCCTCCCGATCGCTATTGAGCAATCGGACTTTTTGCCAGTTGCCATCCGGTGAACTTTCTAAAACAACCACCTTTTCATTGAAACTGATTCCTCCTACGGGTGCACCATCCAAACTGGCCGATTGCCGTAATACTAGGCCGATCGGCTGAATTACCTTCCCCTCAAAGGCTCCAGGAGGCAGCGGTTTTTCCGACTTACTTTCTGGATTGCTGGGTTCGGATTTATTTTTATCGGAGGTGGGAGAATTACTGGGGTTCGGTTTAGCGCTGGCCTTGACTTGGCTTTTACGATAGTTGGGATCATCGTTTGGGAAGGTAGGCCGTTCTGGTAGTTTGGTGAATTGGGTAATTAGGTAATTGGCCGCAAAGTAGCCGCCCACAGCCAAAATTCCGATAGCAACAAAGATTCCGACAAAGGTTTTGGCCAACCAACGCATACTTCCCCAATCCTGCACTTCAATTTCGGCGTCATCTCAATTCCAGTCCAGTAGGATCTCAGCACCTACGTACAATCCCATTCGTGCGATCCCATCCAAGCGATCCCATTCGTGCAATCTTACGATGGACGATCGTCCCGTCCAGTATAGGAGAAGAAGCCTCAATCGGGTTGTTGAAGTTGTTGCTGGATCCGATTACTCAACGCACTATGGCGTGAGGCGAGACGGGCCTTACCCGCGGCAGCCCAATCTTGCAGAAATTGAATTTGCTCTCGGGCCGTTCTGGCGAGGGGAACGATTTGGCTGGCAGATTCCAGAATATCGTCGGTGGTGAAGTCGCGATTCTGGCTGAACCCCAAATGCATGGCTTCGATCAGGGTTTGCTCAATTTCAGCTCCAGAAAAGTCGGGGGTTTCGTAGGCCAAGCGATCGAGGTCATAATCCGGCAATTTCTGAGGCCGTAACCGGGATAAATGCACTTCAAAAATGGCGCGACGTTCCTCTTGGCTGGGCAGACCGACAAAGAAAATTTCATCAAAGCGACCCTTGCGCAACATTTCGGGCGGGAGCGCTTGGATATTGTTAGCCGTCGCCACCACAAAAACGGGGGACGTTTTTTCTGCCATCCAAGTAATAAATGTCCCAAACACGCGGCTACTGGTACCGGAATCGCCCCGTCCATCAGCCCCGGCAAAGGCCTTATCCACTTCATCAATCCACAGGACGCAGGGAGCTAGGGCCTCTGCCAGTTGGATCATTTGGCGGGTACGGGATTCTGATTCCCCGACTAGGCCGCCGAATAGGCGACCCACATCAAGGCGCAGTAACGGAAGTCGCCAATGGTGGGCGATCGCTTTGGCAGTGAGGGATTTGCCAGTGCCTTGAACCCCGACCAGCATCAAGCCTTTGGGGTGGGGTAAGCCATACTGTCTGGCCCGATCGGAGAAAGCCCCACCCCGCCGCAAAAGCCAGTCCTTGAGGTTATCCAGTCCGCCGATATCGGTGATTTTTTCAGTGGCAGGATAGAAGTCCAAAATCTGGGTTTGGCGGATGGTTTGCCGTTTTTCCTCCAGCACTAGATCGACATCCTCCGGCTGGAGTTGACCGTTATGTAGCACGATCGCCCGACCTAACACCCGCCGAATGCGTTCGATCGATAACCCTTGGCAAGCCCGCACCAGACTATCCATCAACTCCCCACTGGGACTGGCACCCAGAGGAGCTAAAAGTTGGTCGATCGCCGATCGAATCTCTTGAGCGTTCGGTAGGGGAAACTCAAGAACCGTTAAAACATCACTGAGTTCTTCTGGGATGGCCAGATTGGACGCCAAAATCACCAGATTTTTAGGCTGGGCTTTCAGCAAGCGAGAAAGGTTGCGCAGTTTACGGGAGACGGAAATATCCTCTAGGAAGCGTTGGAAATCCCGCAAAATAAAAATCGCTGGAGCCGCAGCGGGTAATTTTTCAACGAACTCTAAAGCTTGCAGAGGATTACGTTTGCCAAACCCTGCATCATTGGGATTCCCTTGGTAGCCATCCACAAAGTCCCAAGTATAGACGGCTCTGCCTTCACGGGATTTTGCACAGTCCGCGATCGTCGTTTCTACCCGTTCTTCTTCACGGGTCGGAATGTAGAGAATCGGATAGCGGGCTCGCAGCAGCAGGTTGAACTCGTCACTAAAATTCATAGCGCAGCATTAAATGGAAGGCTCAATGTTCCATTCTCAAGGGCAGCTTCTGAATTTGGCAACTGATTCACCCGCAGAACCCCAAAAGTTCCTCCAAGCCAGGAATGGTCGGCTGATCAAGATCTCGATCGAGATTTCGAGAAGCACTTTGAGCTAATTGGGTAACTGACCGCGCAGGGCTTCTAGGGCAGACCAGCGAGCATCGGGTTGCTCCGTCTGGTTAGCAGCTAGGGGAATACCGCCACAGTCTGCACTACACAGCTTACGCTGGGGCAGTTCTAAACACAGCTGTTCATATACCCAGTTGCCTACATCAAAATATCCATCCTTAGGTAGGGTCTCTACCATTTCCTCAATGATGAGATCCTCATCCAGCGGAATATCCTCCGGATCGATCGCAGCCTCCCCATCGGTTAGCCAGAGAAATTCCGTTGTCTCCACCGAGAGGCGATGATTGTACTGTTGCAGACAGCGATCGCAGCAGAGGGTAATAATGGTATCTGCTTGCACAGAGGCTTCTAAAAAATTGCCCTTATGGGTGACGCGTACAGCCCCTTGAACTGGAGTCAGGGTTTCTAAATCGGGCATCAATTCTTTGAATTCAACGGTCTCTGAACCATCCTTCAACTTGGTGAGGCGAGGAATATAGATTGGTTCCATCGAAATAACCTCCGCAATGCATCTGATGCAATCACTCTGCCGCTGTTGTTTTGAGGCGGACAACAAGACGGCGATCGGGCTCTTGCCCACGACTAAAATTCTCTAATTCTTCGTAATGCTTCAGTAATCCATGGACTTCTCGACGTTCAGCGGAAGACAAGGACTTGATCTCAAAATCTTGACCTGTTTCGCGAACTGCTGCCACGGCTTCCTCCACAATCACTCGGAGTTGTTGGCTACGCTGTTTTCGGTAACCCTCTAGCTCCAATATGTATGCGCCTTGGGCGTCTTCTGATTGACCAATATTGAGGGTGGCATTGGCTAAGTACTGGAGAGAATCTAAGACTTGGCCACGCTCACCCACAAGTGCAGTTTTCTGTTCAGGAGACAGGTGATCAGCGACGATCGTTAGCCAACAGTTATGTTCATCATCGGTTTGCACCATCTCAGAAACAACAGACGCATCCAAAGTTGCCAGCTTCAAAATTTGCGCT of Alkalinema sp. FACHB-956 contains these proteins:
- a CDS encoding peptidoglycan-binding protein — translated: MAPSTSISLLRNILADLFITLRSLLKASLSGLACARLLGLMIGMVILALGNAAVALQKGDEGDAVTDLQNRLTSAQCYDGPISGYFGDLTEAGVIRCQTQYGLDPDGVAGPQTLAVLGGAVIEPQPPVATNALTTQNRPQSTPPQAEARLQIGDRNEAVTTLQQQLAQLGFYSGSIDGIFGPQTQAAVQQLQRTVSLPEDGMVGSKEQAALVAALGQQATQPIDRAPAAQPTYIQLAKGDQNKAVGELQQRLKALGWFQSQVTAYYGDITQTAVADFQRTQGLPVTGIADAQTLEALAIVNLQPSQSVQPSQPAQPFKAANSPFTQGDFTTSSSRTPLNRPLFPVQSPKTQVVRTQPAPTAAKQQPRRYIVVIPIQSGTTLSQVRQIWNNASPVKNNRKGAYIQAGTFTQRSEADRQSQLLRAYGLDARVDYQ
- a CDS encoding SH3 domain-containing protein; protein product: MRWLAKTFVGIFVAIGILAVGGYFAANYLITQFTKLPERPTFPNDDPNYRKSQVKASAKPNPSNSPTSDKNKSEPSNPESKSEKPLPPGAFEGKVIQPIGLVLRQSASLDGAPVGGISFNEKVVVLESSPDGNWQKVRLLNSDREGWVKGGNIDKVQ
- a CDS encoding AAA family ATPase encodes the protein MNFSDEFNLLLRARYPILYIPTREEERVETTIADCAKSREGRAVYTWDFVDGYQGNPNDAGFGKRNPLQALEFVEKLPAAAPAIFILRDFQRFLEDISVSRKLRNLSRLLKAQPKNLVILASNLAIPEELSDVLTVLEFPLPNAQEIRSAIDQLLAPLGASPSGELMDSLVRACQGLSIERIRRVLGRAIVLHNGQLQPEDVDLVLEEKRQTIRQTQILDFYPATEKITDIGGLDNLKDWLLRRGGAFSDRARQYGLPHPKGLMLVGVQGTGKSLTAKAIAHHWRLPLLRLDVGRLFGGLVGESESRTRQMIQLAEALAPCVLWIDEVDKAFAGADGRGDSGTSSRVFGTFITWMAEKTSPVFVVATANNIQALPPEMLRKGRFDEIFFVGLPSQEERRAIFEVHLSRLRPQKLPDYDLDRLAYETPDFSGAEIEQTLIEAMHLGFSQNRDFTTDDILESASQIVPLARTAREQIQFLQDWAAAGKARLASRHSALSNRIQQQLQQPD
- a CDS encoding YceD family protein; protein product: MEPIYIPRLTKLKDGSETVEFKELMPDLETLTPVQGAVRVTHKGNFLEASVQADTIITLCCDRCLQQYNHRLSVETTEFLWLTDGEAAIDPEDIPLDEDLIIEEMVETLPKDGYFDVGNWVYEQLCLELPQRKLCSADCGGIPLAANQTEQPDARWSALEALRGQLPN
- a CDS encoding R3H domain-containing nucleic acid-binding protein, coding for MGNHPSQERGQQWLAQILKLATLDASVVSEMVQTDDEHNCWLTIVADHLSPEQKTALVGERGQVLDSLQYLANATLNIGQSEDAQGAYILELEGYRKQRSQQLRVIVEEAVAAVRETGQDFEIKSLSSAERREVHGLLKHYEELENFSRGQEPDRRLVVRLKTTAAE